The following is a genomic window from Alkaliphilus sp. B6464.
CTTATGATAGCGTGTTCCTTGAAAAGTTAACTTGCCAATATCTCCCTCTGCTAAAAGACCATACTCCTTTGCAGCAACTCCAAACTCCATTCTATCTCCGCTTTCTACCTCAAAGGTAACATAATAGCTTGTGGAAGTATGGTGATGATGATGTCCTTCATGATTACTACTATTTCTCGAAGTATGATTACGCTTTGCAACTATTTTAGCTTCTACGTTTAAAACTGGTTGTTGATTATTTTCATGCCACTCTTTAACTTCTTTAATTAAAGTAAATATGATAATACCAAATACAAGAATAAAAAACAAAGGGAAAATTGAATACATAATGTCAAACATATCCATAATTACCTCCTAACTAGTCAATCTTAATAGATATTTGTATATTATAATATATTAGACAAAACCTTATAGTATCCTTCAAAAAAATAAAAATTCACCTCTAACTTATTTTAGAGGTGATACATCTACAATATATATTACTTTGATTTTTTCCATGCAGTTAAATATTCTCTTAATTCTTTTACAGTTCCTACAAATACTATTGATTTCATAAATAATTCCTCCTATCAAACGTATGTTCTTGATATCATTATATCCGAACACACGTTTGTTGTAAAGAGAAAAATTCAATTCAATTATTCAATTCTTGGGTTAAAATATTTACTAAGGAATGGACTGGAATCTGAACTATTTATGGACAAAGTTCAGATAAGAATTGAGTTCAAACATACACCAGTCAAATTCATTGATTTATCTCTTTCATTCAAATTGTAAGATAGATGATAGAATTCCCATGTGTATTGATCATGTTTGCCAAATCGGATAACGCTAGCCATACAGTTGCTGTATTTTCATTCGGATGTATACCAATAGCATGAAATGAATGCAAATCCCTATCGAATATGACTTCAACTTTTCGGTTAACATCGTTCAAAATTCCAAAGGGAGTAACAGCGCCTTTCTTCAAACCAAGATAGCTAAACAAATCTTCTTCTGATGCAAAGCTAAGAGGGCGTGAGCCAAGCAACATACGTATTTCTTTTAGATTCACTTTTTTGTCTTTTTGTATGACTAACAAATAGTAGTGCTTCTTTTTGTCGTCACGAAGGAATAAATTTTTTACAATCTCATCCCCATCAGCAATATGAAATGCATCGATTTCTTCAATGGTATTTGCAGGAGGATGCTCTATAATTTTATAACTTATCTGAAGCTTGCTGAGCATATCTAAAATCTGTTGCTTATTCATTTATTTTTCACCTATTTCCTTAATTTTTAAGTTGATATACTATACACTATATTTAACATTAAATATTATGCGTTTTTTTCTTGCAACATGAATATATCTCATGTTATTATTATACATAAAGTAATTAGTTTTGTAAAATTCAACTTTTTAATTAGGTACATGACAATCTTGCATACTGATTTTAGGAGGTACTATGGATACAAAGAAATTTGAGACACTATTAAAAGTCATTGATTACAGAAGCATTACCAAAGCTGGAGAAGATTTAGGATACACGCAATCAGGTGTTAGTCATATGATTAAAGCTATTGAAAAAGAATTAGGTTTCCCTGTTCTTGTAAGAAACAAATCCGGGGTTGTTCCTACTGAAGATTGTAAAAAAATCATTCCCGCATTAAGACAGTTAGTCAATTGGAATGAACAATTTGAACAAATAACTGCTTCCATAAAAGGGATTACAATAGGTAAAGTTCGGATTGGAACATTTACTAGCATGTCAGTGCATTGGTTGCCACGAATTATAAAAGAATTTCAAACAGATTACCCTAATATTGAGATTGAACTTGAGGAAGGGGGTAACCGGACATTATCATACGGAATCGAAAATGGCTTGATCGATGTAGGTTTCTGTAGCAAACCCACAGATATAGATGTAGATTGGATACCATTATTTGATGATTGTTTAATGGCAGTTCTGCCACCAACATTTGAGGTAAGTGGAATGAATACATTTCCTTTGCAGATGTTTAATAAAACCCCCTTTATTGCACTTTCAGAAGATTTTGATTGTGAAGTTCAGAAAATTTTTCAACAGAATAGTATTTGTCCTGATGTGAAATTTTCATCAACTGATGATTACACAATTATCTCTATGGTTGAACAAGAGTTAGGATTCAGTATACTTCCAGAGATGGTTTTGCGAGGATATAAGCATTGTAGTGTTCAGACTTTAGTGTTAGAGCCCTATTGCAAACGCCAGCTCGGTATTGCGCTCTCTTCTATTAAAAACGCTTCTCCTGCAACCAAGAAGTTTATTCAGTACGCAAAGAAAATAATTGATTACAAAGACAGATAGCAGGTGTCATCCTGATTCGCTCGGTCTTTCAGGTAGATATCCACAGCTACAACACGGTGCGGGATTTTATAAGCGTATAAAGAAAACACCCATCCTTCATAAAAAAGCGGAGTGCATATATGCAAAACGGGAGTTTCGAATTCTCCATTCAAAACTCCTGCCAGGCCTCATAAACACCAGGTTTTTAAACCCTGCATCTATATTGACCTAATGTTATGGTCTGGCTGACAGGAATCGAATCAGTGTTTAATATTTTTATATGGTTTGATATAAACTTGTATAGTTGAAAAATAGCCAATTTTGCTCTTGTAATTTCTGTATATTCACTTGCTCTTGGCTCTATTGTGGCACAAATGGCACGCAAAGTGGCACGTGTTTATATATTAATATTATACATTGTATGTAGTAAAGCAGGAAGTTTTATTCCTGCTTTATTTTAATAACGGTGGTAAATGCGATAAAATACATACTTCTCTGTTTGTGTGTTTTATTATTGTATACTATGAAATATTATTTAAAAGAGTGAAAGGACACTTTTAGGACACCGATGTACAATAAGAATATTCTAGGAGTTTACTCAGGGCATTTTTTATATTTTAATTCAACTATAATAAACTTAATCCTTTTTCTCAGTTAACATTCCCACTACTAAAGTACTTTGTTGAAAAATATTTCTAGCATACTCTTTTAGCAACTCATTTTCTTCTCTTAATTTCTCAATTTCCAATTCTAATTTTCTTCTTTCGATTGGAGAAAATTGTTCTAGTCTTACACCTTCTAGTTCAGCAATATGTTGACGACTAAACCTTATAGCCGGGATACCTTTACAAGGTGTTATAACTCCTTCATTTCTATACTTAGTTATAGTAGCAACGTCAACTTGCCACTTTTCAGCTAAATCTTTTTGAGTTAATAGTTTGTCCATTTAATTGTCTCTCTTGTCTTTTAAAATTCTGTCTGTATAATCTGCTTTATATCTAGGTTACTCAATAACTTGTTGCCGTTTTGAATGGCTAGTAACAATACTTGTTTTTCTTCCTAATTTCTCTGTAGTTAAAATTCTTTGATCCTTAAATTCTATTGTGATTAATTCATTCGCTCTTAATCCACCTCTGCATATTCTTTTAAGCTTGGAAAATCCTTAGTAGTAACGACTTTGAGTTTTTGAGCAAGCGCCTTTTGTACTTCCTCTAATGTATGTCCACCTTCAATTCGGTGTGTAATTAGTAAACCTGTCCCTTTCTTCTTCATTGTTTGTCCTCCTTTGTTTTAAATACAGGCTATTTAGCCTTTTTTTCTTTTGCCATTTTCTCGTTGTAAGCTTTTAAAACAGCTTCTGTAAAAGCTTTTTTAGCATTTGGTATTGCTTCTGGATTTCGAATAACTATTCTTATTTCTCTTTTTTTCATAGCTTAATCTCCTTTTATTAGTCCAACTAATCGTTCTACTTCCCACAATGGTATTCTCCTTACAGTACTAACTTTTACTGTAGCTATTTCTCCCCTTTCAACCATTCTAAATATTGTTGAATAACTCACACTAAGCATTTCAGCTACTTCTTTTAACTTATAAGCTAGTTTTTGCATAATCAACCTCTCTTTCATAAATCAATTTTCGAAATTTCTGATAATAATTTTAGTATTTCTCTAATACCTCATAGAATTTATTTTAAACAATTTTATTTTAAATAGGATTAATCTACAGACGAGTAAAAAGTAATTGAATATAACTAATTCTGTAAGGTGTTTTATTTTAAAAATACATAAAAAATAGGGTAAAGCCTAAGCCCTACCCTAATTCTGTTAGTCTATCTATTTAGTTAAAGAAAAAACCACGTCCGCATGAACAAAATAGTACAACAAGTAATAGGAAGAAGAATAGTAAACTATCTCCTGATTCTGCAAAAAGACCACAGTTACAGAAAATTATTACTAAGATCAAAAAGAAGAAAAGCAAGCTACTTCGATTTCCAAAAAAACCACCGCCGCAACCTCCACCCTTTCCAAAAATTTCGCTCATTTATGACACCTACCTTTTTTTATTTTAAGTACTGCTAAATACATAACTTAGTTTATCTTTTAGGAGTATATTTAGCTGTAATATATACTATGAAATTTCGTATAAACTGTTCTATATTTTATGTTGGAAATAAAAAAAGGTAAAGCCTAAGCTCTACCCTAATTATGTTCCCCTTATCTTTTTCAATCGCAAAGCCTACGTCAATATCTACGTTCGCGCCGACATGCACAACATAATATAATAATTAAGAAGATTAAAGAAAACATATATTTCACTACCTTTTGAAACTAAGTAGGTGCAATATATAAGTGGCTTCATCTTTGGTTGTAATATATATTATGAAACAAATTATATATTGTGATATCTATATACAAAATAGAAAAAGAGTAGAGTTTATACTCTACCCTAATCACCTTTCCTTTGCTTTTTACAATTACAGAACTAGCATCCACACCCGCATCTACGTTCACGTCCAAATAGTCCAAATACAAAACATATTATAATAATTATAAATATGAAGGAAATGAAACCGCCTCCGAAAAAACCACCACAACCACAGCCTCCAAATAAACCTTTATTTTCAACGTTTTCACTCATATATTACACCACCTTTCTCAATTTAAAATGTTAGTAGCTGTAATATATGTTATGAAACTACATATAGATTGTGATATCTTTATATAAAATAAAAAAGGTAGCCTACGACTACCACTAATTATCTATTTATTCTTTATCTTTTTCTTTTACTTCTGATGCTATCCCAAATTTCGAAAACTACACCTGCTAATTCAATTATTATATCTAGAATATCATCCCACATAATATCCTCCAAATAACATACGATTATAACTTCTTATCCACCCTTATAAGCCATTCATTAACTAGTGAATTAAATAGTTCTTCTTGTTCTATCTGCAAATTATGTCCAGCCTTATCTAGTACAGAAAAAGTTGCTCTAGGAAAATTATCTAAAATGTTCCATGCATCCTTATATCCTACACTGGAGTCTTGTTTACCTAACAATATGAGAGTAGGTTTATCAAATTTTTTATTTATATTATCTACATCAAATGAAAATTCGTAGCCATTTTCTTTAAGACTTTCTAAAAATCTAATATCTGCTATTTTAACACCAGATATTATTTCGTTTTTATATCTTTCATAGATTATATTATTTTGAACCACTGCCATAGAATTAAAATTTTCAGCATCCTCTGGTATCAGTTCAGATAATAATATATTATCTTTTACTAAAACAACATGTTCAGGAACATTTCGTTTTTTATTATTTGCTATTATAACAGGACAAATTAATAAAACACCATCTACCTTATCCGCCATTTTGTAGATTATTCCTCTTGATAGATAGCCTCCGTACGACTCACCTGCGAGTAGAAAATTTTCATTCGGAATGATTCTTTCAATAAAATCAATTACAATTTCAAGCATAACATCAGAGTTAGTAATCCATTCTGCACTCTCTGATTTGCCCATACCTGGTAAATCAATATATATTCTTTTGTAGTTATCTTTAACACTAAATATAGGTTCCATACATCCAGTCATTAATCTATGATCTGGAGAATAACCATGTAACATAATAATTGGCTTCCCATCACCTATTACTTCGTAATTTATAGATATGTTTTTTATCTTACACTCCATTCTTTTTCCTCCCCTTTGTGTAGTATGCATTTTTACCAGTATGTTCTTAATTGTATACTATCAGAACGTCAGTTCCGTGTAAAGACTTATATAATATAATTAGGTTAAATGAAAAAAGAAGATTTTAAACGCAACCATAAAAACCTTACCTTTGATGAACGATTTTATATCGAAGGATGACTTAAAGAAGGACTAAGCTTTACTGAAATTGCAGATTTATTGAAACGTAATAGAAAGACAATTGCTAGGGAGATAAAAAGTAGGAGATTTGCTAAATGTAAAGATCCAAAGCTTAAGAAAAGTAAATGTGCTTATTTAAAGACGTGCAGCATAACAAATCTTTGTGATAATAGCTATTGTAAAAGAAATGTCCCATGTTCTAAACGCAAAATGCGTACTTGTTCACAGTATTGTAATAACTATGTCCCGGGGACTTGTCCTAAGCTATTAAAGCCACCTTATGTTTGTAATGGGTGTACTTATCCTAGAACTTGTGGTTATGACAAAATGTACTATCGTGCAAGTTATGCAGATGA
Proteins encoded in this region:
- a CDS encoding DUF2500 domain-containing protein, which codes for MDMFDIMYSIFPLFFILVFGIIIFTLIKEVKEWHENNQQPVLNVEAKIVAKRNHTSRNSSNHEGHHHHHTSTSYYVTFEVESGDRMEFGVAAKEYGLLAEGDIGKLTFQGTRYHKFERKITL
- a CDS encoding prolyl-tRNA synthetase associated domain-containing protein — encoded protein: MNKQQILDMLSKLQISYKIIEHPPANTIEEIDAFHIADGDEIVKNLFLRDDKKKHYYLLVIQKDKKVNLKEIRMLLGSRPLSFASEEDLFSYLGLKKGAVTPFGILNDVNRKVEVIFDRDLHSFHAIGIHPNENTATVWLALSDLANMINTHGNSIIYLTI
- a CDS encoding LysR family transcriptional regulator, which translates into the protein MDTKKFETLLKVIDYRSITKAGEDLGYTQSGVSHMIKAIEKELGFPVLVRNKSGVVPTEDCKKIIPALRQLVNWNEQFEQITASIKGITIGKVRIGTFTSMSVHWLPRIIKEFQTDYPNIEIELEEGGNRTLSYGIENGLIDVGFCSKPTDIDVDWIPLFDDCLMAVLPPTFEVSGMNTFPLQMFNKTPFIALSEDFDCEVQKIFQQNSICPDVKFSSTDDYTIISMVEQELGFSILPEMVLRGYKHCSVQTLVLEPYCKRQLGIALSSIKNASPATKKFIQYAKKIIDYKDR
- a CDS encoding helix-turn-helix domain-containing protein, yielding MDKLLTQKDLAEKWQVDVATITKYRNEGVITPCKGIPAIRFSRQHIAELEGVRLEQFSPIERRKLELEIEKLREENELLKEYARNIFQQSTLVVGMLTEKKD
- a CDS encoding helix-turn-helix domain-containing protein; translated protein: MQKLAYKLKEVAEMLSVSYSTIFRMVERGEIATVKVSTVRRIPLWEVERLVGLIKGD
- a CDS encoding alpha/beta fold hydrolase: MECKIKNISINYEVIGDGKPIIMLHGYSPDHRLMTGCMEPIFSVKDNYKRIYIDLPGMGKSESAEWITNSDVMLEIVIDFIERIIPNENFLLAGESYGGYLSRGIIYKMADKVDGVLLICPVIIANNKKRNVPEHVVLVKDNILLSELIPEDAENFNSMAVVQNNIIYERYKNEIISGVKIADIRFLESLKENGYEFSFDVDNINKKFDKPTLILLGKQDSSVGYKDAWNILDNFPRATFSVLDKAGHNLQIEQEELFNSLVNEWLIRVDKKL